Sequence from the Equus caballus isolate H_3958 breed thoroughbred chromosome 6, TB-T2T, whole genome shotgun sequence genome:
cagtttcttcaatcTGTCAAATGAGGTTAATGTTTGTATCATCATTAgaggttgttatgagaattaaatgagatgatgtttgtaaagcacttagcacagtgcccagctcaTACTTGGTACTCAGTGACTGCTAGCCCATTGTCCTTATTGCCATCAGGACTTCAGTGAGCCAGGCCTCGGGATTGCTCCTGGAGACCCCAGTCCAGCCTGGTGAGTGTGTCTGGCCATGGGAAGAGAATAGGGGCAGGCGAGCTGGCTGTCTGCAGCAGGGAGCAAGACAAGAGAAAGCTCAGCAGGCTGGGGGGGATGGGGAAAGGCGAGATCAGAAGGAGCCAGAAAGGAAGAGACCTTCCTGATAGGCCAGAGGTTGGCTCAGTTGCACTTGTGTCAAAGGAGGTGGTCCCCCTTTCTACCCTCTCCCTGCCACTGCCTGCAAGATTTACATTCCACTCACTGCTCTCGCCTCAGCCCCTAAGAGCCATCACCACACCCCTAGCCCACTCAGAGTGTCCGGATTTATAAGTGATTACTGAGATAGTGCTGGACTCCAAGGGGATGCTGGATGGGTCCCGCCCCTGATGGTGGAGTGAGGCCTGTCAAACTGGCGTACCTTCTTCAGAGGAGGTTGCAGTGCCCTGTGCCAGACTTTGGTGGGTGTTCCAGacattatattaaattttctgtttcctcctagcttcctctctccctgaaGGAAAACATGAAGTTGTCACTCACTCAGATGAAGGAGGAGGGGGTCCCCTTGGTCTGGCCCAGCGGGTACCATTAAGAGAAACCAGAGAGATAACCCGAACCAGGGTGAGATGGGACCCTCCTGGGATgggggaaaggggcagagagataCTTGGGGAAATTCCCCAACCAGCACTGAGGATTGTGGGTGGAGCCAGGCAGTTCTGGGCCTGGGCCTCTGGATGTTAATTGACCCTCAGTTTGCCTCAGATGGGCATACGCCCTTTCTAGAGTGGGACTGGCCTCTGTTTACCAGGTGTCTGGGGCCTGGGGTAAGAGGTCACAGTCctgtatatatttgtattacCATACAGTGCTGAGAGTCAGACAGATCTGACACTTGTCAGCcaaaagcattcattcatttattcaccccacaagtatttattgaccagctgtgtgacaagcactgttctaggttctGGATATACAATAGTAAATAAGTTCACATCtagaaggaggagacagaaaataaactcatgtgtaaaatatatagtatgtcagACAGTGATAAGTTctctgcaaaaaaacaaaaaaaggcactGAAGCAGAAGTGGGGGAATTGCTACTGCAAGTTCAAATAGATTAGTCAGGGGGATCTCATTGAGGAGACGACATTTAAGTGGagaccagaaagaaagaattgagggAGTGAGACATACGGATATCTGGGGGAAGAAGTGCCAGGCCAAGAGAactgcaggtgcaaaggccctgaggagggcACGTGCCTAGTGTGTTTAAGGATCAGCAAGAAGGAGACGCCAGCAAGGCTGAAGCAGAGTAAGGAGAACCACAGAAAGTGAGGTTAGAGCGATGACAGGATCAGATTGGGTAAGGACTTATAAACTATTGTAAGACCTTGGCTTTTACTTGCAATGAGTGGAAAGCCATGGGGTGGGGGGATGAACAAgggagagtgacatgatctgattagGTCTTAAAAGAATCACACTGGCTACTGCAGTGAGAACAAAGGGGGAGGGGCTCACTCTTCCTCTGTGTTCCTCTCCACAGGACAGCCATGACTCCCACCTGATGCCCTCCCCTGGCTGTGTGGCGCCACCTTCCATTGCCCGTCCATCACCCTTTGGACGGGCTCAGCGTgtcctgtcccctgccccctcAGCTCCGGTTTGTATCCATAACTCCTGGGGGCAGGGCAAGGACAGAACAGTCTGGCCAGGATCTCTGCTAGGTCTGGGTTTTGTTTCTGCTCAACCACTCCTGTCTCTTTCCAGACCTCATATTCAGTGTTGCGGCGTTTGGCCATTCGCCCCAAAATCCAGTTTACACCCATCCCATCAGCCCCCAGAGTTCAACAGGTACGAGAGGACAGGGGAGGTAGCTGGCATAGGCCAGGGCTTGGAGAGGAAGGGAATGGATGGGTACAGGGAGAGTCAAGACGCAAGGGGAGATTGGGCCCCATCTGTGGGTGCCTTGTTGACATCATGCCTCTATTCCAGGCCCAGTGGTTGAGTGGCCTCTCCCCTCAGTCTTGCCCAGAagagcctgccctgccctgggtaAGTATCAGAAGCATTTCCATGCTGAGATCCCTCACTCTCCTGTTCTCATGAGGCCCAGCAGTTTGAGGCAGGTGGGCTCTCTGGAAAAGCTAactctcctgcttctctgctGTCCCTCTTAATCTAAGTCTAAGGCCTCTCAGTTAGGGAACTTGGTCCCTTCTTCCTGAGGGTGGGACTCAGACTGCTCTTCCTGCCCTAGCCTAGCTTCCTCACATGGCCCCTATCCTCCCCTATCATATGGCAGGAGCAGATTGCAGTTCGGTTATTTGACCAGGAGAGTTGTATAAGGTTGCAGGAGGGGCCTGGGACACTACCTGTGGCAACTCCCTATGGACCCCACCCCAGTAGAACCCCCAACCTCCAGGAGCTGAAGATGCAGGTGGGTCTGAGTGGGCAACAGCTGTGATGCCTGATGGGTAGTGAAAGGGCTGGGAAAGGGAGAAACAGCATAAGAGGCGGGTATGGGATAGGACAATGTGGATAGAGACTTGAACCCACATCTTGACACCTCACTGGGGTACTCTCTTACTCTCTCCCATCCACAGCGCATTGGTATCCTGCAGCAGCTTTTGCGACAGGAGGTAGAGGGGCTGGCAGGGGGCAAATGTGCCCCCCTTAATGGAGGCTCCTCTCTGGATATGGTTGAACTTCGGCCTCTGCTGGCTGAGATTTCTAAAACTCGGAATGCCCCAGAGCACAGTTTGGGGACTTCCCACCTTCCTGGACTGTTTCAgcactctgggctgccaaagccctGCGTTCCAGAGGAGGGTGAGGAACCACAGCCCTGCCCGGGAGCAGAGCCTGAGGTAGCTCAGCCCTGTCCTCCCGCAGAGCCAGGGCCCCCAGAGTCCTGCCATAGGAGGGAGCCTGAGGTACCAGAGCCCTCTGCCCAGGAACAGCCCTGCCCTCCGGTAGAGCCTGGACCCCTTCAGGCCTGTCCCCAGAGGCAGACTGGACTCCCAGAGCCCTCCCCTAGGCTAGAGTCTGGGGCATCAGAGGCCTGCTCCCTGGAACCTAGAAGTCCAGAGGCCAGCCCACATCCCTGCCACAGTCAGGGGGCTCCAGAGACCACCAGCCTGATCTTCTCCTCCCAACGCCCACTTTGTGCCAGCCCCTCTATCCGCTCACTCCAGTCTCTGAAGCCCCCAACAGGCCAGGCAGGTAAGGAGTTGGTTGGAAGGGGTTGTGAACAAAGGAGGTCCTCATCTCATGCTGGAGCAGGGGCCCCGCCCTGCACCAGGTGATCCCATGctttcccttccccacctcccctgccccagcctggctctccctcaggagggagggagaggctgcgCTTCCAGCCCTGTGCTCCTAATTGGCTTGACCCTTGGGAAGGGAGTGAGAAAGGGCAGGTTATGGTGGGAGGATAGGACTCCAGAGCCTGCCCTGAACTCTCTGTGGCCCTTGGCCCTCAGGCTCCAACAGTTTGGCCCCTCGAGCCTTGGCCCTGAGGCAGCGCCTCAAAGCATGTCTGACGGCCATCCACTGCTTCCATGAAGCCCGCCTGGATGATGAGTGTGCCTTCTACACCAGCCGAGCCCCTCCCCCAGGACCCACCCGGGTCTGCACCAACCCTGTGGCCACGTTACTCGAATGGCAGGATGCCCTGGTGAGCCTGTGTTCCACATCCAGGCTGTGCCTGCACAGCAAGCCTGTGGAAGTAGGAAGTGGGGCAGGGGCCAACCTCAGCTCCTTTACAGAGGTCAGGGAGCAGGGTTGGCTACTGTTCAAGGATGAGTGGGCTGTGACAAGGTCTTCTCTGTCTCCAGTGTTTTATTCCAGTTGGTTCTGCTGCCCCTCAGGACTCGCCATCATGAGGCATCCACCTCCACCTACTCCTGCTCTGCCTTGCTCCTTCGTTTTAGCCCTTATTTATTGTTGGTCCACCCCATGGACTGGGAGCCAACACCCTTTTGTCCTTCAATAAAGTTTCTTAAGTGTCAAAATACCTGTTTCCTTCTGGTCCAACCTAAGCCATCTACTGCTGTCACTCTCTGATGGCCCACACGGTGGCAGTGTCCTCCAGCTTAGAAGCCAGCCCTGGGCTCTCAGGATGCCCTAGGCTCCCTCACCTAGGAGCTGTCCTGAAGGGAGGAAGTCATCCCACTCAGCAAGCGCTAGGAGTGTGTTGGGGGGCAAATGTGGGCCTACCGCCTGCCCTTCTCCTAGCTCTTGGAGATCACTGCCACTGACAGGAACCACCAGCTACTCCCGTAGCCCCTAGAGCTCCTCTTAGAACTCTTTCCCTGCATCAGGCAGAAAGCAGAAGCACCAGACCTGTGTCTTTGGAATCCTCCCTTGTGAGTGTCACTCTGGTTGGTGTCTCCCTACAATGTAAGGCCTCAAAGCTGTCCTGAGGCTGAGACCCTTTTCTTTCCATAGCAGAGTAGAAGCCCTAAGCTACTCCCCTTTTCTTCTCCCCTGGAGGCAGGCTTTGGCAGACAGTGATGGTCACGGTGGGAGTCCTTGAAGGAGTGAGGGATTGGGTCAGCCACTTTTGCCCACTCCGTGCACCAAGTTAGGAGGCACACACATTCTCCAACTTCACTTTATTCGAAGAGGCAACAGCAGCTGTAGCCCCAGGGCCTAACCCAGATGAGGGTGAAATGGTGATGAAATGGGGACTGTACAGAATGAGTTCTAAATGCTAGGAAAGAATTCATTAGTTCCTCCAGTTCACAGGAAGGCTTCCAGGGCCAGACCTTAGAGCCTGAAAATAGACatgaggggaggaggggatggcAGGAGAAGGTTGTCATGACAGGACCAGCGCCTACCCCATCCTAGTGTCTCCTCTCCTCCCGCCTAGATGGGCTCCTGTTTCTATTCTCTCCCTCCCAAGATGCCAGGGCTTCCCTTCTGCTTTCAGTGGCTCTGAGCTCTAGCTAGTGAAACTGTTCCCCAGCTACCGGCAGAGGAAAGCCACGACCGTGGCCTCTCTACCTCCCGGCTTTCACAGGCAGACAGGGATGCCACTGGTCCCTTCCCAAGCCCCTTTGCTCCTTCTCCACCCTGGCTTCCTCCACTCTCCAGCCACTTATACCCCGGAGCACCAAGAGTCCGCCCATTAAGGCCGCTTCCGGGAGTGGGAGGATTGGCCCCACCGCCAGGCTCTCAAAGGATTGGGGTGGCGCCTTGGGTGGGGCCAGCTGAAGGTGGGTGAGGAGGGGAGCTCAGGCGCAGGGCGAGCGGGAGCGCGGGGGATGGGGCCCGGCTCAGTCCGGGTAGATGATGAAGCCAGAGAAGGTGCTGTACTTGTTGGTGTTACCGCCGTGCACCTTCCCCCCGTCCAGCTTGATGAAGACTTCGTCACCCACGTCAAGGTGCAGGATGACGCTGTTGCTGGCATAGTCGTAGTTCTGGTCCGCGTCCTGAGCAATGGCGCTGGCCCGGACCTagtgagggagaagaagagaacaaCTCACTCATGTCCTGTGTGGGGCTGGAGCGATGAGAGGGGTTGGGCCCAGTAGGTGCAGCTGGGCATGTGAAGGCCCGGTGAGGGTAGCAGacggcaggggctggggaggacaAGGAGAGTCCAGGAGATCCCTGAGCTGCTCAGGCACTGCCGTTCACTAGCCGTGTGACTCAGGCAAGTTTcatgccttctctgggcctcaatttgaGCTATATGGTGGGAGATAATAATAGAGCCTACCTCATAAGGTTGGTAAGACTAAATAAGTTGTTACACGTGAAGTGTGTTAGAACAGTGCTTTGCACATATAAAATGCTATATAGGATTTGCgattaccatttaaaaaataaaaattgcctgTAGGAAAATTTCTAAGAAGCTGAACCCCTAAACTTGCATTCCTTTCCCCCAGTGTGATAGGGCTCAGGTGTGTCTCTGCGTATGCAAGAATGCCGGGCCATAGCAAAGTGCAATGATGCCTTCTTGCCTCCGGGAGCCTATTTCCCCTCCTACCGCCTGCTGGCGCCCCGACGTGGGGGTCGCCTTCCATACTAAcaggcctctcctcccctctggccTCGCTGCTGCCGGTCGCCTCGGGccgccagccccctccccattccccctcctgCTGTCCCGCGGGGCTGATTATTAACTTATTAATTATTCATCATTATTCTAATCACTATTTACCATCCCCAGGGCCGCAGCGCCCGCGCCGCGGAATACTGAGTGGGAGCCGCGCGGCCCCCGCCCCCTCGGAAACCTACACGCTCAGACACAGCCTCGCCCCCTCTGCGCTCAGATACCCGACACAgaccacacacacatactcagcGCCACACGCAGATAGACCCCGCTCTATTCTCACACCTTCGCACCCCGCACCCACAGACACACTCGCATCAGGCACACACGCACACTCCCTTACACTCATGCACTATCTCActcccacacagacacacatacacgcTCACTCCCTTTCCCTGGGTTCCTGGGGCGGCCCTGCCGGGAGGAGACCCCAGTCCAGTGCCTGCGGGTCTTGGGAGCTGGAGAACTCTGCGCCATATCCGGACGGGGGTTTGGACAGCCAGACAGCAGGCCTGATGCGCCCTGTCAACACCACCCTATCCATCCCGGCATTGAGGTCACCGCTCAGCCCCAACCCCCAACCTtaccccgccccccaccccccccttggCCTGCCTGGCCCAAGCACCTCCCCCGACACCCACTCCTGCGGCCTCTTGCTCCTTCTATGCGTGTCCCAGTCCTGAGCTGAGTCCTTGAGGACTATTGTCCCAAGCCAAGGCAGCAGTGACTCTGATCTGACCACaggggcagagagcagcagaACCTGGCGCGGAGAGGTTGCCAGGGAGGATGTGGGGCCTACTGACCAGGCTGGGGTCCCAAGGCTTCTGCTCTTTCCATCCcttgcctctttcttcctccaaatCCATTCCTTCAAGCCGcctggctggcccctgagctGCCCTACCATTTCCCACCTCTGCCTACGGATTCAGTATTATCAGCACAGGGTAAGGCCTGCTGTAGACtagccccaggccctggggctAGCAACAGACCTGCCTGGCAAATGAgagagtgtttttttttctttttaccttttcctCAAAAATCCAAGCTGAATGTCCCCACATGGGAATGGCTGCCAACTGTCCATTGCCTGAGACCAGGATTCCATTCTAATTCGAAGGAGCAAGACTCCAGGTAACTCGCCCATCGCCAGGCTGGGAAGCTGGAAGCCCAGGAGGGCTACCCCGAAAGAGAGGGTGTCTCACGACCGGACGAGAAAGGATGTTAATTGGCAGGGAAAGACACCAAAGAGGTTTGGTGTACGATTGCCTATAGTCGGAGTCTGAGGTAGCAGCTGCAGAGACATTAAATTTTGAGTCCTGAATTCTAATTCTGACACCATTCCTAATGCTCCATGAGACCCTGAGCTGGTCGTTTCCTTTCTTCAGCCCCCAATTCCTCTGACTAAATGAAGTGATTTCTAAGTTCTTGGCAGCCGGCCGTTCCTGGATTCAGCCACGGTGTTCGGGGAAGGGGTTCGGGTTGTGTAATGAGTGCAGGGAAATAAAGCTGCCCGGGTGGAtctggggctgggtgggagaGGGCATCTCACCTGTCCATTCTTCATCAGGTCCGCCCACATGCTGGTGCCGTCGCCGCCGCGCATGAGCACATGGTAAGCAAAGAAGTAGACACCTGGCATGGGGCAGGTGAACTTGCCACTGGCCGCCTCATAAGCGTTGCCCACGTTGGTCACCACGTCGTCGAAGCGCAGCACCTCATAACCTTCGTGTGGCCTCCGCAGGCCCGCGTAGAAGGCAATGCGAGGCACATAGCCAGCAGGGGGTGCCACCCCGCCCGGGCCTGGGCCGGGAGGGCCCGGGGGACCTGGCTTGCCGGGCTCTCCTGGAGGCCCTCTGGGACCTGGCGGTCCCGGGGGTCCTCGCAGACCTGCCTTCCCGCGCCGGCCCATCTCTCCCTTGGTGCCCGGCGGGTAAGGGGGCACGGAGGCTGGCGCGCCGTCGGTCCCTGGGCCTCGAGGCCCATGCGGGTCGCACACCATGCGGCAGCGACCCAGCATCTCGTAGTGCGCCGGCCCGCGGGAGCTCTGCACCAGCAGTGGAATGGCCACCAGCAGAAGCAGCACCATGGCCACCCCGACGGCCGCGCCCGCCACCCGCTTTCGGCGGCTCAGCCGAGACGCGGCCAGGGCCAGCAGATCCTCTTCACTCTTGGGCGCAATGGCGACTGAGGCCCGGGGCTCTCCTCGGGCCCCAGAGGCGGTGGCCGGGCTCGGGCCTGGGTTGGGAACCCCCCGACGGCTGCGCCCGGCCCCCCCGCCCCTGAGGGCTCCCGCCTCAGCGGTGCTGTTCCCCAAATCTGTCAAGGCGGAGGTCCCCCCGTGGGCTGGGCCACAGGCAGCTCCCGACGGTTCAGAACCCGCGGTCCTCTATTACCCTCCTGTTCAGCCTAACACTCCCGGGTGCCTGAAATCAGCGGCTTCTCGGACGGCTGGTTTCTTACAGATCTAGGATGCCTGCTCTCCGGACAGCTGCTTTCTCAAGGATGGCGGCGCCTGGGTCCCCGGCTACCCAGACGGATCGCTCCCGGCCGGAGCGGGGACTACTCTCCGCACTCTGGACGTCCCGGGCTCTGCGCTGCGGGTGGCGCTCACCGGACGCGACCTCCTCACAGGTTTGCGCTCTGGTTCTTGGCGAGCACTGACTTGCCTTTCGACCCCCGCCGCTGCCCCAGCCCCTGCTAGAGCCCTGGTCCCTCGTCTCTCTCCTGCTAGCGCTCTGGCTCTCTGCGTCCCCaaccttctcccctccctcccgggGCGGCGGTGCGGGTGGTGTGAGCCGCCGCGCGGCGGGAGCCTCTATAAGCGGCGGGGGGCGGAGCGACCCCTGGTGCCCAGAGCGGGAAgcgcgggggcggggcaggcAAAGGCCCCCACCCGCGTCCATCCAGCCTCTCGGTTCCTGCCCCGCTCTGAGCCGGTTCTGCAGGGATTCACTGCCCCCACCCTATCCTTACTTTCACCCTCTTCCCCGAGTGTGGTATTCCCTGAGCCCAGAGAAGCCAGAAACAGCGATGGGATAAAAAGGGGTggagatacacacacagaaaggaCGGAGAAGGATTCCAGGGCTAAAAAGAACCCTCCTCCCCCAAAGAGAAGCCCACAAACAAGAAGGGcgagaaaagacagaaattcgTCACCCC
This genomic interval carries:
- the C1QL4 gene encoding complement C1q-like protein 4 isoform X2, with amino-acid sequence MVLLLLVAIPLLVQSSRGPAHYEMLGRCRMVCDPHGPRGPGTDGAPASVPPYPPGTKGEMGRRGKAGLRGPPGPPGPRGPPGEPGKPGPPGPPGPGPGGVAPPAGYVPRIAFYAGLRRPHEGYEVLRFDDVVTNVGNAYEAASGKFTCPMPGVYFFAYHVLMRGGDGTSMWADLMKNGQVRASAIAQDADQNYDYASNSVILHLDVGDEVFIKLDGGKVHGGNTNKL
- the TROAP gene encoding tastin — encoded protein: MATLRARKDPLLPGVSPTPSKIPVRSQRRLPLPTVKSCAVDQENQDPRRLVQKLSIQHPLVDSAGLRLKATHQTEKLERLVGSSQLRNPLEELKPSPGGQNVEAGPSTQTEAPGAIEFVADPAALATILSGEGVKSCHLGRQPSLAQRVLVRGSQGGTIRRGQGARASAYLAPKTPTHQLDPARASCFSRLEGPGPRGRTLCPQRLEALIPPSGRSLHPSARPSFKELRRETSGSSRTSVSQASGLLLETPVQPASSLPEGKHEVVTHSDEGGGGPLGLAQRVPLRETREITRTRDSHDSHLMPSPGCVAPPSIARPSPFGRAQRVLSPAPSAPTSYSVLRRLAIRPKIQFTPIPSAPRVQQAQWLSGLSPQSCPEEPALPWEQIAVRLFDQESCIRLQEGPGTLPVATPYGPHPSRTPNLQELKMQRIGILQQLLRQEVEGLAGGKCAPLNGGSSLDMVELRPLLAEISKTRNAPEHSLGTSHLPGLFQHSGLPKPCVPEEGEEPQPCPGAEPEVAQPCPPAEPGPPESCHRREPEVPEPSAQEQPCPPVEPGPLQACPQRQTGLPEPSPRLESGASEACSLEPRSPEASPHPCHSQGAPETTSLIFSSQRPLCASPSIRSLQSLKPPTGQAGSNSLAPRALALRQRLKACLTAIHCFHEARLDDECAFYTSRAPPPGPTRVCTNPVATLLEWQDALCFIPVGSAAPQDSPS
- the C1QL4 gene encoding complement C1q-like protein 4 isoform X1 codes for the protein MVLLLLVAIPLLVQSSRGPAHYEMLGRCRMVCDPHGPRGPGTDGAPASVPPYPPGTKGEMGRRGKAGLRGPPGPPGPRGPPGEPGKPGPPGPPGPGPGGVAPPAGYVPRIAFYAGLRRPHEGYEVLRFDDVVTNVGNAYEAASGKFTCPMPGVYFFAYHVLMRGGDGTSMWADLMKNGQVRASAIAQDADQNYDYASNSVILHLDVGDEVFIKLDGGKVHGGNTNKYSTFSGFIIYPD